The following proteins are co-located in the Vigna angularis cultivar LongXiaoDou No.4 chromosome 2, ASM1680809v1, whole genome shotgun sequence genome:
- the LOC108327204 gene encoding uncharacterized protein LOC108327204, protein MGEEEEQCDGHDEYEDVEMGQEEQEFVGGDEYDYLGEEEERGNVVEGEVEASAEECMDDSEEDRMANDDDGFDVQNDRVDQFRRNINPVLDRWNRMKKKKKCVTRRGNVGEGSFLLNEEVGHHEINEEYNSDELDSNVDSDEDVRLSKGKFKKFRKDDMNKNFRFELGMEFCSLKEFKNALLEHSVLNGKEVKFVKNDLNRVRAVCKNKCGFLIMASKVGGKQTFRVKTLVGRHSCGRTFGNKSANVNWIAQVLVDRFVNVANMTVNQIIDDIKKSFSVEITAWKAGKAKQIALDSLVGDGERQYGRVYDYVGELLRVKAGTFKIKVNQPQPSLPPRFGSFYMCLEGCKQDFLGSCRPFIGVDGCHLKTTYGGQLLVAVGRDPNDQYFPLAFAVVENECKESWRWFLTLLLEDIGGIDCQRWVFISDQQKGLMTVFYEILEGVEHRLCLRHLYNNYKKKFGGGVLIRDLMMGAAKATFKQDWEKKMGELSNVNIDAYNWLLSIPTNRWCKHAFSSYPRCDVLLNNLSESFNSTILLARDKPIITMMEWIRTYIMRRFATLREKAKTYTGVVMPKPRNRLAGEVEKSGNWIPTWAGGAKFEITHGFTMDKFVVDLSNHSCSCYFWDLVGIPCRHAVAAINYKQENPEDYVHPYYKKEAYDTCYGPEIVPINGQQLWSTSEFGSLLPPIYKTPPGRPKKLRRREADEYVTHVKLSKKNLLMKCSSCNEFGHNVRTCKRANKKVQNQSFTTLLIYTFKLICNLTIAMLLTSIYRTQGPLPVQQDLAAQGPLPVQEVLNHNHLHQRQKDDLHQVTKEELHQVTKEEEHQNGEEEVPVEQDLHQGTTVEEEYPQD, encoded by the exons atgggtgaggaagaagaacagTGTGATGGTCATGATGAATATGAAGATGTTGAAATGGGTCAGGAAGAACAAGAGTTTGTTGGTGGTGATGAATATGATTATCTTGGGGAAGAAGAGGAAAGGGGGAATGTTGTTGAGGGGGAAGTAGAAGCTTCAGCTGAAGAATGTATGGATGACAGTGAAGAAGACAGAATGGCtaatgatgatgatgggttTGATGTTCAGAATGATAGGGTGGACCAATTTCGGAGAAACATAAATCCAGTTTTGGATAGGTGGaatagaatgaaaaagaagaagaaatgtgtGACTAGAAGAGGCAATGTTGGGGAAGGTTCATTTTTACTGAATGAAGAAGTTGGACATCATGAGATCAATGAAGAATACAACAGTGATGAATTGGATTCAAATGTAGATAGTGATGAGGATGTGAGGTTATCAAAGgggaaatttaaaaagtttagaaAAGATGATATGAACAAGAACTTCAGATTTGAATTGGGGATGGAGTTCTGTTCTTTAAAGGAATTCAAAAATGCACTATTGGAGCATAGTGTATTAAATGGAAAAGAGGTTAAGTTTGTGAAGAATGACCTGAACAGAGTAAGGGCAGTTTGTAAAAACAAATGTGGTTTTCTGATTATGGCTAGCAAGGTAGGAGGGAAGCAAACATTTAGGGTGAAAACCTTGGTTGGACGACACAGTTGTGGAAGGACCTTTGGAAACAAAAGTGCAAATGTGAACTGGATTGCACAAGTATTAGTCGATAGGTTTGTAAATGTGGCTAACATGACTGTCAACCAAATAATTGATGACATTAAGAAGTCATTCAGTGTTGAAATCACTGCTTGGAAAGCTGGAAAGGCAAAGCAAATTGCCTTGGATTCTTTGGTTGGTGATGGAGAGCGACAATACGGTCGTGTATATGATTATGTGGGTGAATTGCTAAGAGTGAAGGCTggaacatttaaaattaaagtcaatCAACCCCAACCAAGTTTGCCTCCAAGATTTGGCTCATTCTATATGTGTTTAGAGGGCTGTAAGCAAGACTTCTTAGGAAGTTGTAGGCCCTTCATAGGGGTAGATGGTTGTCATCTGAAGACAACATATGGGGGTCAGCTGTTGGTGGCAGTGGGCAGAGACCCGAATGACCAATACTTCCCACTAGCTTTTGCtgtggttgaaaatgaatgcaaagaGAGTTGGAGATGGTTTTTGACACTACTACTGGAAGATATTGGAGGAATTGATTGTCAACGTTGGGTTTTCATCTCTGATCAACAAAAG GGACTAATGACAGTTTTTTATGAGATTTTGGAAGGAGTGGAACATAGATTGTGCTTAAGGCACTTGTATAACAATTACAAGAAGAAGTTTGGTGGAGGAGTGCTTATTAGAGATCTTATGATGGGGGCTGCAAAGGCCACATTCAAACAGGATTGGGAAAAGAAAATGGGTGAGTTGTCCAATGTTAACATTGATGCTTACAATTGGTTGCTATCTATTCCAACTAATCGTTGGTGTAAACATGCATTTAGTAGTTATCCTAGATGCGATGTCTTGTTAAATAATTTGTCTGAGTCATTTAATAGTACAATTTTACTAGCTAGAGACAAACCTATCATAACTATGATGGAATGGATTAGAACTTATATTATGAGGAGGTTTGCAACACTTAGAGAAAAAGCAAAGACATATACAGGAGTTGTGATGCCTAAACCACGAAATAGGCTTGCTGGGGAAGTTGAGAAGAGTGGAAATTGGATTCCAACTTGGGCAGGGGGAGCAAAATTTGAAATCACTCACGGGTTTACTATGGATAAATTTGTAGTTGACCTTAGTAACCATTCATGTAGTTGTTACTTTTGGGATTTGGTAGGAATTCCTTGTAGGCACGCTGTGGCTGCCATCAATTACAAACAAGAAAACCCTGAAGACTATGTACATCCCTATTACAAGAAAGAGGCTTATGACACTTGTTATGGCCCTGAAATTGTTCCAATCAATGGACAACAATTGTGGTCTACTTCTGAATTTGGTTCCCTACTGCCACCAATTTATAAAACACCCCCTGGGAGGCCTAAAAAACTAAGAAGAAGGGAGGCTGATGAATATGTCACTCATGTAAAATTATCAAAGAAGAATCTTCTTATGAAGTGTAGCAGCTGCAATGAGTTTGGTCATAATGTAAGAACATGTAAAAGGGCAAACAAAAAGGTACAAAATCAATCTTTTACAACTTTACTTATTTACACATTCAAACTTATTTGCAATCTAACAATTGCAATGTTGCTTACTTCCATTTACAGAACACAAGGGCCACTTCCAGTACAGCAGGATTTGGCAGCACAAGGGCCACTTCCAGTGCAAGAGGTTCTCAACCACAACCACCTCCATCAACGTCAGAAGGACGACCTGCATCAAGTCACCAAGGAGGAGCTGCATCAAGTCACCAAGGAGGAGGAACATCAAAACGGGGAAGAAGAAGTGCCAGTGGAGCAGGACCTGCATCAAGGCACGACGGTGGAAGAAGAATATCCTCAAGACTAG